The Camelina sativa cultivar DH55 chromosome 18, Cs, whole genome shotgun sequence DNA window AGGAAATCCACCGGAGGAAAAGCACCAAGGAAGCAACTGGCGACAAAAGCGGCGAGGAAATCAGCACCGGCGACCGGAGGAGTGAAGAAGCCACACAGATTCCGTCCCGGAACCGTCGCGCTAAGAGAAATCAGGAAGTACCAGAAGAGCACTGAGCTTCTGATCCGCAAGCTTCCGTTCCAGCGTCTGGTTCGTGAGATCGCACAGGATTTCAAAACGGATCTGCGTTTCCAGAGCAGCGCCGTCGCGGCTCTCCAGGAAGCGGCTGAGGCTTACCTCGTTGGTTTGTTCGAAGACACTAACCTCTGTGCGATTCACGCTAAGAGAGTCACTATCATGCCTAAGGATATCCAGCTGGCGAGGAGAATCAGAGGCGAGAGAGCTTAAGGGAGAGAAGATTGGAGTAGAGGATTTGGAATCGAATCGTTTCTTTTGTTATCTCTAATTGTATATCTTTCGTGTTTTCGTTTTCCCTAATTTCGTGTTCTAGAGTAAGGATTAGGTCTCCTTGCGTTTAAgttgttcgatgaaatgtctcaATGAAtcttaaatcaatgtttttaatCTCTTCAGATTACTGCAATTAGATTTATATCAACTGTGCAAatctcaacatttttaaaatttaaaccataaaatgaAAACTATTTTCATTCTGGTTTACAAGAATGAAAATAGTAGTATGAGAAATTGATAATCAAAGAAgatagcaaattaaaatattttggaacGGCGGCAACAATAAGCGAAGGTCTCTCTGATTGGTGGATTAATGATCACGAGGATCGTTCAATATGCACCGTCGATTAGACACCAACGGATCAGATCAGAATCTCTCCCTCTAAAACTACTCCCTCTTCCCCTTTAAACGTAAAAAACTCAAGTCTTTTTCATTGCCATATAGTAATTTCgagaaatcaaatcaagaacTCAAAAAAGAAATTATCTGTTAATTCTTCCTAAATTTGGCTCGTACAAAGTAGACTGCGAGGATTTTTCTCAGTGAGATTTTATTCTTTCTGTTTATTACTTATGTACTAT harbors:
- the LOC104762722 gene encoding histone H3.2, translated to MARTKQTARKSTGGKAPRKQLATKAARKSAPATGGVKKPHRFRPGTVALREIRKYQKSTELLIRKLPFQRLVREIAQDFKTDLRFQSSAVAALQEAAEAYLVGLFEDTNLCAIHAKRVTIMPKDIQLARRIRGERA